The window GAAGATCTGTTCTTCTCGACGCCAGCGCGTTTGAAATTTCTCAAGACCGATCGGGCAGAAAATACCGCAATCTCTGAAATCATAAAACGCATTGCGCTGGCCCATCCGGAAATTCGTTTCACGCTCACAGGTGCAGATCGTTCCCGCCTCGATTATGCCGCCTGCAAAGGAAATGACGCCCATCTGGTGCGTATGGGGCAGGTTATGGGCAAGGCCTTTCGCGACAATGCAGTAGAGATAGATGCCATCCGTGATACAGTTCGCCTGACGGGGTTTGCTGGCCTGCCGACTTTGAACCGTGCCAACAGCTTACAGCAATTTGTTTTCGTCAATGGTCGTCCCGTCAAGGACAAGACCATCCTCGGTGCCATTCGCGGAGCTTATGTCGATTTTCTCGCAGGCAATCGCTATCCCTGTGTCGTTCTCTTCATTGATCTCGACCCTCATGAGGTGGATGTCAATGTTCATCCTACCAAAGCCGATGTGCGTTTCCGGGACCCGCAACATGTGCGTGGTCTTGTGGTGGGCGCAATTCGTCGTGCTCTGATGGAAGCAGGTCACCGCGCCACCACAACGGGCGGGGATGCAACCTTGGCGGCGTTGCGCCCCGATGGCATGCGAAGCACCCAGGTCGCAACCGGAATGCCTTCTTCATCGGAGATCAGCGGGGCATCGATGACTGGCTATGCATCACCACCTGTGCAACCGGCTCGTCATCAGGATTGGAATTGGAGGCAATCTGTCTATGCGCCACAAGTGCAAACCTCTGATGTCGTGACTGACCTTGAAGAAAGTGCCCAGCCCTATGCGGTCTCGTCAGAGACGTCTAAGGGTGCGTTTGATGCCGATGTTGCCATACCAACCATTGAGCAACAAGGTCGCATGATGGATGTCTCAGTTCCCAGTGCGGATGCAAGGGCCGGAGAGATCCCACTGGATGAGGCAAAGCTTAGTCGCCCACTCGGGGCGGCACGCGCGCAAATCCATGAAAACTACATCATTGCTCAGACCGAAGATGGCTTGGTGATTGTTGATCAGCACGCTGCCCACGAACGTCTGGTTTATGAACGCCTCAAGTCTGCCATTGCAGAAAAAGGTATTGCGAAGCAGGGCTTGCTCATTCCTCATGTGGTGGAAATGGATGAGGATGATGTCGCCCGGCTGGATGAGGCAAAGGAAGAATTACAGGATCTAGGCCTCAGTCTGGATGCCTTTGGCCCCGGGGCCGTTGCCGTGCGAGAAACACCGGCTATCCTCGGAAAGCCCAATCTGGATCGATTGGTGCGGGACATCGCAGATGATCTGGCCGAATGGGACAAGGCAACGCGAGTGGAGGAGAAAATCCACCATGTGGCCGCAACCATGGCTTGCCATGGATCTGTTCGCTCTGGTCGGCGCATGCGGGCTGAGGAAATGGATGCCTTGCTTCGCGAGATGGAAGCAACACCTCATTCGGGGCAATGTAATCACGGTCGTCCGACCTATGTTGAGCTGAAACTCAGCGATATCGAGAGGCTCTTTGGTCGTAGCGGATAGTAAAATTGCGAGGGAGAAGCAATGAATTTGGAACTTTGGATGCCGTTTGCGGCGTTGATTGCTCTGGCAACCCTGTCGCCGGGACCAAATGTCCTGATTGTTGTCACCAACAGCTTGCGATATGGGCTCACTGGTGGTCTGCTGACGATACTGGGTAATTTGATCGCTCTTTTCTCCATTGCTCTATTGGCGGCTGTCGGGGTGGGAGCCGTTTTGAAAACCTCTCCCATTGTCTTCATGGTCATGAAGCTGGTCGGTGCCGCCTATTTGATCTGGATGGGATACAAGATGCTGAAAAGTTCATTATCTCGATATGCAGATATCGAGATAACGGATGAACAGAAGCAGATAGATCTGCCGGCACGCAATATCATGCTGCAGGCTATTTCCATCTCGCTCAGCAATCCCAAAGCCATTCTGTTCTTGTCAGCTGCTTTTCCTTCTTTTTTGAATCTCGAGGCAGCTATCGCTCCACAATTCATGATCATGTTCTCGACAATCATCGTGATTGTTGGCTCAATCCATACTTTCTATGCGTTATTGGCCATGGGAATGCGCAAAAGACTCACTTCCGGTCGAGCGCGCAAATGGATGGCACGGATATCCGGGATCACATTCGTAGGATTGGGAGCAGGACTGGCAGGGCAGGCGGTCCGATCAAGTTGAAGATACGATCATTGCGTAATGTCCCCGTCATGAATATCTGATCAAACGAGTATTTTGTGGTGAAAATGCAAAGAGGCAGGAACGCGATGGAGTATATACGCCATACATTTCGGGCAACCGCGTATTCGCTTGCCGGGTTCAAGCGCTTGATGCAGGAAACAGCCGCGCAAGTGGAAGTCATTTTCTTTTGTCTGTTACTCCTCATTTATTGGTTGGTT is drawn from Cohaesibacter gelatinilyticus and contains these coding sequences:
- a CDS encoding LysE family translocator; the protein is MNLELWMPFAALIALATLSPGPNVLIVVTNSLRYGLTGGLLTILGNLIALFSIALLAAVGVGAVLKTSPIVFMVMKLVGAAYLIWMGYKMLKSSLSRYADIEITDEQKQIDLPARNIMLQAISISLSNPKAILFLSAAFPSFLNLEAAIAPQFMIMFSTIIVIVGSIHTFYALLAMGMRKRLTSGRARKWMARISGITFVGLGAGLAGQAVRSS
- the mutL gene encoding DNA mismatch repair endonuclease MutL — translated: MTEQSTIIRQLDDATINKIAAGEVVERPASVVKELVENSIDAGASRIEIVTAGGGKNLIRISDDGIGMTQSDLALAIQRHCTSKLDPDDLMDIRHLGFRGEALPSIGSIAKLSITTRHHSEPHAWEIEVQGGTQSEIRPAALTKGTRIEVEDLFFSTPARLKFLKTDRAENTAISEIIKRIALAHPEIRFTLTGADRSRLDYAACKGNDAHLVRMGQVMGKAFRDNAVEIDAIRDTVRLTGFAGLPTLNRANSLQQFVFVNGRPVKDKTILGAIRGAYVDFLAGNRYPCVVLFIDLDPHEVDVNVHPTKADVRFRDPQHVRGLVVGAIRRALMEAGHRATTTGGDATLAALRPDGMRSTQVATGMPSSSEISGASMTGYASPPVQPARHQDWNWRQSVYAPQVQTSDVVTDLEESAQPYAVSSETSKGAFDADVAIPTIEQQGRMMDVSVPSADARAGEIPLDEAKLSRPLGAARAQIHENYIIAQTEDGLVIVDQHAAHERLVYERLKSAIAEKGIAKQGLLIPHVVEMDEDDVARLDEAKEELQDLGLSLDAFGPGAVAVRETPAILGKPNLDRLVRDIADDLAEWDKATRVEEKIHHVAATMACHGSVRSGRRMRAEEMDALLREMEATPHSGQCNHGRPTYVELKLSDIERLFGRSG